The Dehalogenimonas sp. THU2 nucleotide sequence TTATGACGTCACCGTCAACCCGCCTTCCGCCTTTTTCATCCCCGCCTGCGAAACCATCCTGCGCTACAAGATGGGCGACAACCCGGAGATCACGCCGGTAACCGACACCACCCCCCGCGTTCTAATCGGGGTTCATCCGGATGACATCAACGCCATAAACCTGCTCGATGAAGTCTTCATGACCGGAAACCCGGACCCCAATTACACCGCTCGCCGCCAGAATACCCTGATCATCGGCGTGGATGTGCTCACCCCACTGCCTAACTCCTTCGCTCCTAGCATGAGCTCCCATGTCGCTGAGAGTGGTTTCGATTTGCTGCTGACCGACATCGGCAACGCCAGCTACATGGTCACAGTGGGTTCCGAAGCCGGCGCCCAGGTGCTGGCCAAATACGCCCAGGTGCGGGAGCCGACAGTGGCCGAAACAGCCCGCCAGAAACAGGTGCGAGAAGAAGCGCTATCCAAGTACCGCCTCTTCCTGGATATGCCGCGTGAGAAGATCCCGCATCTGCTGGAAAACAATTACGATAACCCCTATTGGTTGTCCCGCTCCGAGAGTTGTCTCAACTGCGGCTCCTGCATCATGGTCTGCCCCACTTGCTTTTGCTTCGATGTCCAGGACGACGTCTCCCTGAACATGGTCGACGGCGAGCGGGTCAGGAAGCCGGATGGCTGCATGCTGGTGGACTTCTCCAAGGTCGCCGCGGGCGCCAACTTCCGCGGTGACAAGATGAGTCGCTTCCGCCACCGCATGTACCACAAGGGCAAGTATATCCTGGACCGCTACGGCAAGTTCGGCTGTGTCGGCTGCGGCCGCTGCTCCGTCACCTGCCTGGCTGAGATCGCCAGCCCGCTGGAGGCTTACAACGCCATCGCCGCCAGTGAAAAGACCAAGGAAAAAGCGCGGCGCACCATCACTAACACCCGCCCTGAGCCGGAGCTTTACCTGCCCCACCTGGCCAACATTGAAAAGGTTACGGCGCTTTCCGGCCGCGAGAAGCTTTTGGAGTTCAAACTCAAGGACGGCACGGCCCTCGGCCACCGGCCGGGCCAGTTCGTCGAGGTATATGTCTTCGGTATCGGCGAGTCGCCGATCTCACTGACCTCTTCGCCGACCAGGGACCACACCTTCGAGGTGGCGGTCAGAAACGTCGGCAACGTCACCGGCGCCCTGCACCGGCTCGAAGCCGGCGCCCCGGTGGGCATCCGCGGCCCCTTCGGCAACGGCTTCCCGCTGGAACAGATGGAAGGCAAAGATCTGCTCTTCATCGCCGGCGGCATCGGTATATTCCCGCTGCGCTCCCTCATCCAGTACGTCCTCGACCGTCGCGAGTCCTACGGCAAGATCAACCTTCTCTTCGGCGCCCGATCGCCGGCGGAGCGGGTCTTCGCCGACGATATGGCGGAATGGGCCGCCGCCCCGGACGTCACTTTCATGGAGACAGTCGATAAGGGCGATGAGAACTGGACGGGCAACGTGGGCGTCATCACCACGCTCATCCCGAAGATCCAGTTCGATCCTAAGCGCACCGTCGCGGTGGTGGTCGGCCCGCCGATCATGTACCGTTTCGTCATCAACGAACTCAAGAAGCGCGACATGGCTGACGACAACATCATCGTTTCCCTGGAGCGCAAAATGAAATGCGGCGTCGGCAAGTGCGGCAACTGCCAGATCAACGGCGTCTATGTCTGCCAGGAAGGCCCGGTCTTCAGTATGACCCGGCTACGGACTTTAAGGGAGGCCATCTAATGAAACCTAAAGTGGCATTTTTCGACTTCACCAGCTGCGAAGGTTGCCAGCTGGACGCGCTGAACCTGGATGTCGGCGAGGTATTGGGACTTTTAGGCGCCGTGGACATCGTCAACTTCCGTGAGGTCAAGACCGACCGCTCCGACGATTACGACATCGCCTTCATCGAGGGCTCCATCACCAAGGAATCTGAAATCCCGCGCATTCAGGCTATCCGCGCCCAGGCTAAAGTGCTGGTCGCCCTGGGTGCCTGCGCCTGCACCGGCGGCGTCAACTGCATGAAGAATGCCTACCCCATGGAAGACCTCCTCAAGGGGGTTTACGGGGAATGCGCCGAATACTACAACACCATCCCGGCCCGCCCGGTGAGTGCCGTGGTGCCGGTGGACGCCTACATCCGCGGCTGCCCGCCGACCACCGCCGAGTTCGTCAACGTGGTGAAATCATTGCTCCTCGGCAAACGCCCCGACCTGCCCAACTACCCGGTGTGCACCGAATGCCGTATCGCCGGCAACGTCTGCGTCTTTCAGCGCGGCGGCACCTGCATCGGACCGGTCACCCGCGGCGGCTGCGAGGCGCTGTGCGTCAGTTCCGGGCGGTTCTGTTGGGGCTGTCGCGGCCTGGTCGATGATCCCAACACCAATTCCGAGAAAGACATCCTGGCCCGCTACGGCCTCACCATCGACCAGATACTGGAACGGTTCAAGATTTACAACTCCTATTCGGAGGTTTCCAAATGTCAGAGCTAAAGATCAAGGTAAACCAACTGACCCGCGTCGAGGGTCACGGCAACATCCACCTGGAGGCCACCGACGGCAAGCTGGACCGGGTGCTGTGGGAAGTCACCGAGTCCCCGCGGTTCTTCGAGTGGATGCTCAAGGGCCGTAATTATGATGACGTGTCCACCATCTCTTCCCGCATCTGCGGCATCTGTTCCATCTCTCAC carries:
- a CDS encoding 4Fe-4S dicluster domain-containing protein, producing the protein MPENSVLIVDSDPAIRDTATWLKGAGFRVSTASTGEEALNLIDNQDFSVMLLDMHLPGKHGLGVLREVKVKRPWLQTIVTTDHPSVESATEALRQGAVDYLVKPVSPQDLAQLVKDTIKSAASKQKIASIQIKAKAAPSKIIPQTTFVISRDSLKNLVNSLIKERQAIGVKAKQGKFSFDKIKSFDDLTLDYDVTVNPPSAFFIPACETILRYKMGDNPEITPVTDTTPRVLIGVHPDDINAINLLDEVFMTGNPDPNYTARRQNTLIIGVDVLTPLPNSFAPSMSSHVAESGFDLLLTDIGNASYMVTVGSEAGAQVLAKYAQVREPTVAETARQKQVREEALSKYRLFLDMPREKIPHLLENNYDNPYWLSRSESCLNCGSCIMVCPTCFCFDVQDDVSLNMVDGERVRKPDGCMLVDFSKVAAGANFRGDKMSRFRHRMYHKGKYILDRYGKFGCVGCGRCSVTCLAEIASPLEAYNAIAASEKTKEKARRTITNTRPEPELYLPHLANIEKVTALSGREKLLEFKLKDGTALGHRPGQFVEVYVFGIGESPISLTSSPTRDHTFEVAVRNVGNVTGALHRLEAGAPVGIRGPFGNGFPLEQMEGKDLLFIAGGIGIFPLRSLIQYVLDRRESYGKINLLFGARSPAERVFADDMAEWAAAPDVTFMETVDKGDENWTGNVGVITTLIPKIQFDPKRTVAVVVGPPIMYRFVINELKKRDMADDNIIVSLERKMKCGVGKCGNCQINGVYVCQEGPVFSMTRLRTLREAI
- a CDS encoding NADH:ubiquinone oxidoreductase, which gives rise to MKPKVAFFDFTSCEGCQLDALNLDVGEVLGLLGAVDIVNFREVKTDRSDDYDIAFIEGSITKESEIPRIQAIRAQAKVLVALGACACTGGVNCMKNAYPMEDLLKGVYGECAEYYNTIPARPVSAVVPVDAYIRGCPPTTAEFVNVVKSLLLGKRPDLPNYPVCTECRIAGNVCVFQRGGTCIGPVTRGGCEALCVSSGRFCWGCRGLVDDPNTNSEKDILARYGLTIDQILERFKIYNSYSEVSKCQS